Below is a window of Pseudoalteromonas undina DNA.
GCTTCAAAACGCCAAGGTAATTCATACAAAGTTGCAGGTCTCAATAAAGCACTTAATAACATAAACGCATATTGTACCAATGATGGATTAAAAGCAGAGTTACAACAAAAAATAGATGATACAAATTCAGAAATTGAAGAATATAAAATCGATCTTAAAAAAGCTAAGCGCCAAGGTAAGCATGACAAAGTTGAAAAGTATCAGCAAAAGCTAAACGACGAAACTAAACAGCTTAAGCAATTAATTGATGAGCTAAATAGTTTGGTTGATTAAAATGTCATTACAGAGTTTTTATATTTAATAAAGTAGAGCATTTTATTGAATATAAATATTATGCGATAAAAGGGCTAAAATACCGTGTTTGTAAGTGACCTAATTGCCGACAGTTAGTTTGATTAAGTATATTTCTATCGCATTTAACATAATATA
It encodes the following:
- a CDS encoding DUF1090 domain-containing protein, translating into MRDNKNYKMTIIKGITISFLLAGSTVVLAKDDCADLTGCAKKACEVNLELLASKRQGNSYKVAGLNKALNNINAYCTNDGLKAELQQKIDDTNSEIEEYKIDLKKAKRQGKHDKVEKYQQKLNDETKQLKQLIDELNSLVD